In the genome of Pseudomonas protegens, one region contains:
- a CDS encoding glycosyl hydrolase family 18 protein, which translates to MNKIDFTSIKSQPADAASLMPSIAGKKILMGFWHNWAAGPADGYQRGQFANLNLLDVPKEYNVVAVAFMKGHGIPTFKPYNLSDEEFRRQVGVLNSQGRAVLISLGGADAHIELHKGNEQPLASEIIRLVETYGFDGLDIDLEQSAIDFADNKSVLPAALKLVKDHYAGQGKHFIISMAPEFPYLSRDGKYVAYLQALEGYYDFIAPQYYNQGGDGLWVPEANGGHGAWIAQNNDAMKEDFLFYLTDSLASGTRGYTRIAADKLVIGLPSNVDAAATGYVIEPAALNNAFKRLQESGHAIKGLMTWSVNWDAGVNRHGVHYDWEFRNRYAPLIHGDGGEPQRPGAPGNLLVQGTTRNSVSLSWGTSGGLRPVEFYTLYRDGNAVGKTATAAYEDKGLNADTQYAYFVTATDTQGRESLPSRSLSVRTAGGAVDPSFPEWRTSQRYMREEGVTYEGNRYLCLQEHTSNPGWTPSVAFTLWSKVLLERHA; encoded by the coding sequence ATGAATAAAATCGACTTTACCTCGATCAAGAGTCAGCCCGCGGATGCCGCATCTCTGATGCCGAGCATTGCCGGCAAGAAGATCCTCATGGGCTTCTGGCACAACTGGGCCGCCGGCCCTGCCGATGGTTATCAACGGGGGCAGTTCGCCAATCTCAATCTGCTGGATGTGCCCAAGGAATATAACGTGGTGGCGGTGGCCTTCATGAAGGGGCACGGCATTCCGACGTTCAAGCCTTATAACCTGTCGGATGAAGAGTTCCGGCGTCAGGTCGGCGTGCTCAACAGCCAGGGGCGGGCGGTGTTGATCTCCCTGGGCGGCGCCGATGCGCATATCGAATTGCACAAGGGCAACGAGCAGCCATTGGCCAGCGAGATCATTCGCCTGGTCGAGACTTATGGTTTCGATGGCCTGGATATCGATCTGGAGCAGAGCGCCATCGACTTTGCCGACAACAAGAGCGTGTTGCCGGCCGCGCTGAAGCTGGTGAAGGATCATTACGCCGGCCAGGGCAAGCACTTCATCATCAGCATGGCGCCCGAGTTTCCGTACCTGAGCCGCGATGGCAAGTACGTGGCGTACCTGCAGGCCCTGGAGGGCTACTACGACTTTATCGCGCCGCAGTATTACAACCAGGGCGGTGATGGGCTCTGGGTGCCGGAGGCCAATGGCGGGCACGGGGCGTGGATTGCCCAGAACAACGACGCCATGAAGGAGGACTTTCTGTTCTACCTGACCGACAGCCTGGCCTCGGGTACGCGTGGCTACACTCGGATTGCCGCGGACAAGCTGGTGATCGGTTTGCCGAGCAACGTCGATGCGGCAGCCACCGGTTATGTCATCGAACCTGCGGCGTTGAACAACGCGTTCAAACGCCTGCAGGAGAGTGGCCACGCCATCAAGGGCTTGATGACCTGGTCGGTGAATTGGGATGCCGGGGTCAATCGGCACGGCGTGCATTACGACTGGGAGTTCCGCAACCGTTATGCGCCGTTGATCCATGGCGACGGCGGCGAGCCGCAGAGGCCTGGGGCGCCGGGCAATCTGCTGGTGCAGGGGACCACTCGCAACAGTGTCAGTTTGAGTTGGGGCACATCCGGCGGCCTGCGCCCGGTGGAGTTCTACACCCTGTACCGCGATGGCAATGCGGTGGGCAAGACAGCGACTGCGGCCTATGAGGACAAGGGCCTGAATGCGGATACCCAGTACGCCTACTTTGTCACGGCCACTGACACTCAGGGCCGGGAATCCTTGCCCAGTCGCAGCCTCAGTGTCAGGACCGCAGGAGGGGCGGTCGATCCGAGCTTTCCCGAGTGGCGCACCAGTCAGCGCTACATGAGGGAGGAGGGCGTGACTTATGAAGGCAATCGCTATCTCTGCCTTCAGGAGCACACCTCCAACCCGGGTTGGACGCCTTCCGTGGCGTTCACGCTGTGGAGCAAGGTGCTGCTGGAGCGTCATGCCTGA
- a CDS encoding lytic polysaccharide monooxygenase auxiliary activity family 9 protein, producing MNKPQAQLKHGRIVSPSSRGSVAVELGLLGTWQVNEMEGGKNFPSLVAGPFPKPYDSDVASVVPPADGHILSGGKVDERDCINFTNEEMSKKLNRAFNWPQLSVDPGQVFRVQWEYTAPHVTRGYSWFITKDGWDPKQRISRAQLEPQAFYQDFYTEVPFDKFGSVLKAKTHHEVVLPKNKKGHHVVVLVWIVANTGNGFYQAFDLDFK from the coding sequence ATGAATAAGCCACAAGCTCAACTTAAACATGGTCGCATTGTGTCGCCTTCCAGCCGCGGTTCGGTTGCGGTGGAACTGGGTCTGCTGGGGACCTGGCAGGTGAATGAGATGGAAGGCGGGAAAAACTTCCCGTCCCTGGTCGCCGGTCCCTTCCCGAAACCCTACGACAGCGATGTGGCAAGCGTCGTACCACCCGCAGACGGTCATATTCTCAGCGGCGGCAAGGTTGATGAGCGCGACTGCATCAACTTCACCAACGAGGAGATGTCGAAGAAACTCAACCGTGCTTTCAACTGGCCGCAGCTCAGTGTCGATCCGGGTCAGGTGTTTCGCGTGCAGTGGGAATACACCGCGCCTCACGTCACCCGTGGTTACAGCTGGTTCATCACCAAAGATGGCTGGGACCCGAAGCAGCGTATCAGCCGCGCTCAACTCGAGCCCCAGGCTTTTTATCAGGACTTTTATACTGAAGTTCCTTTCGACAAGTTTGGATCGGTGCTCAAAGCCAAGACCCACCATGAAGTAGTACTGCCGAAAAACAAGAAAGGCCATCATGTTGTGGTACTGGTGTGGATCGTTGCCAATACGGGCAACGGGTTCTATCAGGCGTTCGATCTGGACTTCAAGTAA
- a CDS encoding RNA ligase RtcB family protein produces the protein MDTCIRHLSNGVSLIASDTTWIEDKALQQLQTTAQLPGMRQVVGMPDLHPGRGYPVGAAFFSTEMAYPALVGNDIGCGMTLWQTDLSSSRLNLDKLEKKIGNIDLPLDEQWDEERAQLGLPVNGHEHSLGTIGGGNHFAELQQLDQVYDASAVQALELNPKALLLLVHSGSRGLGEAILRRHVDQHGHNGLAMASAAGAQYLQEHDAALRFAEANRRLIAERLLHNLRAKGRSILDINHNLVSPANIDGITGWLHRKGATPSDQGPVVIPGSRGDYSYLVHPIPATASLYSLAHGAGRKWLRSDCKGRLAARFSFDQLKRTQLGSRVICEDRGLMYEEAPEAYKSIDSVVGSLRDAGLVQIIARLKPVLTYKRRGCC, from the coding sequence ATGGACACTTGCATCCGTCATTTGTCGAACGGCGTCTCGCTGATCGCCTCAGACACCACCTGGATCGAAGATAAAGCGCTCCAGCAACTGCAAACCACCGCCCAACTGCCCGGCATGCGCCAGGTGGTCGGCATGCCGGACCTGCACCCAGGCCGAGGCTACCCGGTGGGAGCAGCATTCTTTTCCACTGAAATGGCCTACCCGGCCCTGGTGGGCAACGACATCGGCTGCGGCATGACGCTGTGGCAAACCGATCTTTCCAGCAGCCGCCTCAACCTCGACAAGCTGGAGAAAAAAATCGGCAACATCGATCTCCCTCTGGATGAACAGTGGGATGAAGAGCGAGCGCAGCTGGGACTGCCCGTCAACGGCCATGAACACTCACTGGGCACCATCGGTGGCGGCAATCACTTTGCCGAGCTGCAACAGCTCGACCAGGTGTACGACGCCAGCGCCGTGCAGGCCCTGGAGCTGAATCCCAAAGCCTTGTTGCTGCTGGTGCACAGCGGCTCCCGGGGCCTGGGAGAAGCCATCCTGCGGCGTCATGTGGACCAGCACGGTCACAACGGCCTGGCCATGGCCAGCGCCGCCGGCGCTCAGTACTTGCAAGAGCACGACGCGGCCCTGCGTTTCGCCGAGGCCAACCGACGATTGATCGCCGAACGCCTGCTGCACAACCTGCGGGCCAAGGGACGCTCGATTCTGGACATCAACCACAACCTGGTATCACCAGCGAATATCGACGGTATTACGGGCTGGCTGCATCGCAAGGGCGCTACACCGTCGGACCAGGGTCCGGTGGTCATCCCGGGCTCCCGGGGCGACTACAGCTATCTGGTACACCCCATACCGGCAACTGCCAGCCTCTACTCCCTGGCCCACGGCGCCGGGCGCAAATGGCTGCGCAGCGATTGCAAAGGCAGGCTGGCTGCGCGCTTCAGCTTCGACCAGCTCAAGCGCACTCAACTGGGCAGCCGGGTGATCTGCGAAGACCGCGGATTGATGTACGAGGAAGCGCCCGAAGCCTACAAGAGCATCGACAGCGTGGTCGGCAGCCTGAGGGATGCCGGCCTGGTGCAGATCATCGCGCGGCTCAAGCCGGTACTGACCTACAAACGCCGGGGGTGCTGCTGA
- the prfH gene encoding peptide chain release factor H, with amino-acid sequence MLLLQLSSAQGPAECELAVTKALQLLYREAEAHSVRASLVEQVAGQGRGTHRSVLVSLDGEQAAALAERWTGTLLWTCKSPYRPGYKRKNWYFAGQLFKAPEDSMDGAIRFEAMRASGPGGQHVNTTDSAVRATHLASGISVKVQSERSQHDNKRVARLLIQQRLADRQQQSAEALRLQRRDGHHSVERGNPVRSFNGEGFIAQN; translated from the coding sequence ATGCTGCTGTTACAACTGTCTTCCGCCCAGGGACCCGCCGAGTGCGAACTGGCGGTGACCAAGGCCCTGCAACTCCTGTATCGCGAAGCCGAGGCACACAGCGTGCGTGCCAGCCTCGTCGAGCAGGTAGCCGGCCAGGGCCGGGGTACCCACAGATCGGTATTGGTCAGCCTTGATGGCGAACAGGCTGCGGCACTGGCCGAACGCTGGACCGGCACCCTGCTCTGGACCTGCAAGAGCCCCTATCGCCCCGGATACAAACGCAAGAACTGGTATTTCGCCGGTCAACTGTTCAAGGCTCCAGAGGACAGCATGGACGGCGCGATCCGCTTCGAAGCCATGCGCGCATCAGGCCCGGGCGGGCAACACGTGAACACCACGGATTCCGCGGTGCGCGCCACGCACCTGGCCAGTGGCATCAGCGTGAAAGTGCAGTCAGAGCGCAGCCAGCACGACAACAAGCGCGTTGCGCGCCTGCTGATCCAGCAACGCCTGGCAGATCGGCAACAGCAATCCGCAGAGGCGCTGCGCCTGCAACGCCGCGACGGCCACCACAGCGTGGAGCGCGGCAACCCGGTGCGCAGCTTCAACGGCGAGGGGTTCATCGCGCAGAACTGA
- a CDS encoding NAD(P)/FAD-dependent oxidoreductase, with the protein MAHIPYPQSYYAASANAAPERPLLQGEVETDICVIGAGYTGLSSALFLLENGFRVTVLEAAKVGFGASGRNGGQIVNSYSRDIDVIERSVGPKQAQLLGQMAFEGGRIIRERVAKYQIQCDLKDGGVFAALTSKQMGHLESQKRLWERYGHTQLELLDERRIREVVACDQYKGGMLDMSGGHIHPLNLALGEAAAVESLGGTIYEQSPAVRIERGANPVIHTPQGKVRAKFVIVAGNAYLGNLIPELAAKSMPCGTQVITTEPLGDELAASLLPQDYCVEDCNYLLDYYRLSGDKRLIFGGGVVYGARDPANIEAIIRPKMLKAFPQLKNVKIDYAWTGNFLLTLSRLPQVGRLGDNIYYSQGCSGHGVTYTHLAGKVLAEALRGQAERFDAFADLPHYPFPGGQLLRTPFTALGAWYYSLRDKLGF; encoded by the coding sequence ATGGCGCACATTCCCTACCCACAGTCCTATTACGCCGCATCCGCCAATGCAGCCCCGGAACGCCCGCTGCTGCAAGGCGAAGTGGAAACCGATATCTGCGTGATCGGTGCGGGTTATACCGGCCTGTCCAGCGCCCTGTTTCTATTGGAAAACGGCTTTCGCGTAACGGTACTGGAAGCTGCCAAGGTCGGCTTTGGCGCATCCGGACGCAATGGCGGACAGATCGTCAACAGCTATAGCCGTGACATCGACGTGATCGAGCGCAGCGTCGGCCCCAAGCAAGCACAGCTGCTGGGACAAATGGCCTTCGAGGGCGGCCGGATCATTCGCGAGCGGGTAGCCAAGTACCAGATCCAGTGCGACCTGAAAGACGGCGGCGTCTTCGCGGCGCTGACCAGCAAGCAGATGGGCCACCTTGAGTCGCAGAAACGCCTGTGGGAGCGCTACGGCCACACCCAGCTGGAACTGCTGGACGAGCGACGGATTCGCGAAGTCGTGGCCTGTGATCAATACAAGGGCGGCATGCTCGACATGAGCGGCGGCCACATCCACCCGCTGAACCTGGCACTGGGCGAAGCGGCGGCCGTGGAATCCCTGGGCGGCACTATCTACGAACAATCCCCGGCAGTACGCATCGAGCGCGGAGCCAATCCCGTTATACATACCCCACAAGGTAAAGTCCGCGCCAAGTTCGTCATCGTCGCCGGCAACGCCTACCTGGGCAATCTGATCCCGGAACTGGCCGCCAAGTCCATGCCTTGCGGCACTCAGGTGATCACTACCGAACCCCTGGGCGACGAGCTGGCAGCCAGCCTGCTCCCTCAGGACTACTGTGTCGAAGACTGCAACTACCTGCTGGACTACTACCGCCTCAGCGGCGACAAGCGCCTGATTTTCGGCGGCGGCGTGGTCTACGGCGCTCGCGACCCGGCCAACATCGAGGCGATCATCCGACCGAAGATGCTCAAGGCATTCCCGCAACTGAAAAACGTCAAGATCGACTACGCCTGGACCGGCAACTTCCTACTGACCCTGTCGCGCCTGCCACAGGTGGGCCGCCTGGGGGACAACATCTACTACTCCCAGGGCTGCAGCGGCCACGGCGTGACCTACACCCATCTGGCCGGCAAAGTCCTGGCCGAGGCCTTGCGCGGCCAGGCAGAGCGCTTTGACGCCTTCGCCGACCTGCCCCACTACCCCTTCCCTGGCGGCCAGTTGCTGCGCACGCCATTCACCGCCCTGGGCGCCTGGTACTACAGCCTTCGTGACAAGCTTGGCTTCTGA
- a CDS encoding SDR family oxidoreductase translates to MIELSTPQGGNGRVALVTGAARGIGLGIAAWLISEGWQVVLTDVDRERGSKVSRVLGENAWFITMDVADEEQVAQGVAEVLGQFGRLDALVCNAAVADPHNITLESLDLAYWNRVLAVNLGGPMLLAKHCAPYLRAHGGSIVNLASTRARQSEPDSEAYAASKGGLLALTHALAISLGPEIRVNAVSPGWIDARDPAVRRAEPLSDADHAQHPAGRVGTVEDVASMVAWLLSRNSGFVTGQEFVVDGGMTKKMIYQA, encoded by the coding sequence GTGATCGAGTTGTCCACGCCTCAGGGTGGCAACGGACGTGTCGCGCTGGTCACGGGTGCGGCACGGGGCATTGGCCTGGGTATCGCTGCCTGGCTGATCAGCGAAGGCTGGCAGGTGGTGCTGACCGACGTGGATCGGGAGCGTGGCTCCAAGGTGTCCAGGGTGTTGGGCGAGAATGCCTGGTTCATCACCATGGACGTGGCGGACGAGGAGCAGGTGGCGCAGGGCGTGGCCGAGGTGCTGGGGCAGTTCGGGCGCCTGGACGCGCTGGTGTGCAACGCGGCGGTGGCTGATCCGCACAACATCACTCTGGAAAGCCTGGATCTGGCTTACTGGAATCGGGTGCTGGCGGTGAATCTCGGTGGGCCCATGCTGCTGGCCAAGCATTGCGCGCCTTATCTGCGCGCCCATGGCGGTTCCATCGTCAATCTGGCGTCAACCCGGGCTCGGCAATCGGAACCTGACAGCGAAGCCTATGCGGCGAGCAAGGGCGGTCTGTTGGCCCTGACCCATGCCCTGGCCATCAGTCTCGGGCCGGAGATCCGGGTCAATGCCGTGAGTCCTGGCTGGATCGATGCGCGTGATCCGGCGGTGCGGCGTGCCGAGCCTTTATCCGATGCCGATCATGCCCAGCATCCTGCGGGCCGGGTGGGGACGGTTGAGGATGTGGCGTCGATGGTGGCCTGGCTGCTGTCGCGCAATTCGGGTTTTGTCACTGGCCAGGAGTTCGTGGTGGACGGTGGCATGACCAAGAAAATGATTTATCAGGCGTAA
- a CDS encoding O-succinylhomoserine sulfhydrylase has translation MSQDWDAGRLDSDLEGVAFDTLAVRAGQHRSPEGEHGDPMFFTSSYVFRTAADAAARFAGEVPGNVYSRYTNPTVRSFEERIAALEGAEQAVATATGMAAILSVVMSLCSAGDHVLVSRSVFGSTISLFEKYFKRFGVEVDYVPLADLSGWDAAIKSNTKLLFVESPSNPLAELVDIAALAELAHAKGAMLVVDNCFCTPALQQPLKLGADVVVHSATKFIDGQGRCMGGVVAGRSEQMKEVVGFLRTAGPTLSPFNAWIFLKGLETLSLRMRAHCANALALAQWLEQQDGVEKVHYAGLASHPQHELAKRQQRGFGAVVSFEVKGGKEGAWRFIDATRLISITANLGDSKTTITHPSTTSHGRLAPQEREAAGIRDSLIRIAVGLEDVADLQADLARGLAAL, from the coding sequence ATGAGTCAGGATTGGGATGCCGGTCGGCTGGACAGCGACCTTGAAGGCGTAGCGTTCGATACCCTGGCGGTGCGCGCCGGTCAGCACCGCTCGCCGGAAGGCGAGCACGGTGATCCGATGTTCTTCACCTCCAGCTATGTGTTCCGTACAGCGGCTGACGCGGCTGCACGCTTCGCTGGCGAAGTGCCAGGCAACGTCTATTCGCGTTACACCAACCCCACGGTGCGCTCGTTCGAAGAGCGTATCGCGGCGCTGGAGGGCGCTGAGCAGGCGGTCGCCACGGCCACCGGCATGGCGGCGATTCTCTCGGTGGTCATGAGTCTGTGCAGTGCTGGCGATCACGTGCTGGTGTCGCGCAGCGTGTTTGGCTCGACCATTAGCCTGTTCGAGAAGTACTTCAAGCGTTTTGGCGTTGAAGTCGATTACGTGCCCCTGGCGGATCTGTCTGGCTGGGATGCGGCGATCAAGAGCAACACCAAGCTGCTGTTCGTCGAATCTCCCTCCAATCCGCTGGCCGAACTGGTGGATATCGCCGCCTTGGCTGAGCTGGCGCATGCCAAGGGCGCGATGCTGGTGGTCGACAACTGCTTCTGCACCCCGGCTTTGCAGCAACCCTTGAAGCTGGGCGCGGACGTGGTGGTGCATTCGGCCACCAAGTTCATCGACGGCCAGGGTCGTTGCATGGGCGGCGTGGTAGCCGGACGCAGCGAACAGATGAAAGAAGTGGTGGGCTTTCTGCGCACTGCCGGGCCGACCCTGAGTCCGTTCAACGCCTGGATCTTCCTCAAGGGGCTGGAAACCCTGAGCCTGCGGATGCGTGCTCACTGTGCCAATGCCCTGGCTCTGGCGCAGTGGCTTGAGCAGCAGGACGGTGTCGAGAAGGTGCACTACGCCGGTCTTGCCAGCCACCCGCAACACGAGCTGGCCAAGCGTCAGCAGCGTGGTTTCGGCGCGGTGGTGAGCTTCGAGGTCAAGGGCGGCAAAGAGGGCGCCTGGCGCTTTATCGATGCCACTCGCCTGATTTCGATCACGGCCAACCTGGGTGATAGCAAAACCACCATTACCCATCCGAGCACCACGTCCCACGGGCGCCTGGCGCCACAGGAGCGTGAAGCGGCCGGCATTCGCGACAGTCTGATCCGCATTGCGGTGGGCCTTGAGGATGTGGCTGACCTGCAGGCCGACCTGGCTCGTGGGTTGGCAGCCTTGTGA